The genomic stretch GCTGTATTAGTTGCGGTactttccctcctttcttttccAAAGgcactaaaacaaacaaagcaagcaaggacttttttttttttttttaacagtgtgatccAGACAGCACCTCCTACAGTCCTTTAACTTTGCCCTGAACTCAGTACAAGCATTGAAATGTAGTAAGATCAGAGATGTAAACATATTAGACAAACTCCTGAACGGGTGAAGTGTTTGGCAACATGGAGTGATTTAAGCAGATTATTATTAAAGGGGAAATGTAGCAGAAATGCACTGCAAAGTAGATCTCTAACAGTTAATCGACAGAAAATAGTCTCTTCTGATAGTCGATTAATCATTtcagtaatttttcatgcaaaaaaggTAGAAACTGCCGTTTTCAGTCTCTCAaacatttcctgtttttctccattttatcatattaaactgaatctttgggttttgaacTGAccaaacaagatatttaaaagaCATCAcgttcaaattttaaaaaaaaattgggatggacatttttcacctttttctgacatttcatagacCAAACAAGTCATCAACATAATAATCGGCAGATTAGTCAATAATGGAAATcatcattagttgcagctctactgCAAATGGTGAAAGATtacacattttttcattttcattttcacaataacatttttttccctccccgACAATTCAAGATCAGCTGGACTGATGATACACGTTTGGTAAGGATTCACGTTTGGTAACAAAAGTTCTCCAAATTAGTCAAACTGACAAcagtttacagttatttttccCTCGGTGTTTTCCCTTTCACTCCAGGTCTTTCCCTCATACTGTACAGTGTATGTTGGATTAGACTCCATCTGCAGGTGTGGACTTTGGCTAACTCCAGAACAAGAAACCAGCCTTGTCTAAATAGATTAACTAAACAGGAGCGACACCTGTCTACATCAGCCCAACCTACTAACGAATAAATTGAATCGGAGCCATTATTAATAATCAGCATCACAGGGCCAGAATAAGTTTCAAAGCACAGATGAGTttcacatttttagagacacgaGGGCAGACAGAAATAGTGGGACACTTAGTGATGAATATGAAAGACTGAGTGGCTGCCAGCAGCGTCGTCTTTTCAGGCACTGCATGGAGTTAACAGGCACCTAAAACGGCTCAAAAGATtgaataaaaaggtaaaaccGAACATGCTAAGACAGACAGGCCCAAAACTAAATGACTATATGGCTATGTTACAGAATATTTAGCAGTTTAACAAACAGGCGCTCCAAGCAATGTGTTTCTATTGCATTATATAAAGACTTTTTGGCTCTGTCTCCTCTATTGAAAAGACTAGCAAACAACCACTAAATAACCAATCAATCTGCATCTATAGACGACAAACACACGCCTGCCTCGAGTGACAAAAAGGTGCAACGTCTGCATTGAACTttgggtctgtgtgtgtaatggtGGAGTaagtctgtcacacacacatcaatctCATTTGAGGACCAAGGTGCAATTACATTTTCTCACATATCCAGTTCTACTTCGAAAACTACTTGAGACGAACATAAATCAAATACTGAGACAATAAAAGGACACCACTGTGCCAGGCCTGTTGTCTTCTGAAGCTATAACCAAAACACAGCTCAGGAAAAGATCTTTAAAAAGAGCATTATAAATAGGCCCAAACCTGAAAATGTTTCTAAATCACAAATATGAGGCtaattttgtcttgttttctattaaaagtgtgtattttttctgtttcaaactacatttttatgTCATGTGGTTCCATTTTATTTCAGGTGGAAGTCATTCTCAGTCTCGCCAGCAGGTGGCATCAAGACATGAGCTCCAGTTCTTATGGGGCATAAACAAAGTTTTCAGTTTTGAAATGAGGATAATTTTCAGTCAAGTTCCACCATGTTTACTGTACTGTGAGGTCTGAGTTGGCCTCTTCAGTCTGCAAACCGACTGTTATGTAGGTGAGCAACCTGAGTTTTAAACAGACTGCAGTCACACAAAAAGGATATGTTTCACCCCATCATATTCACTAAatttaatacaaataatctttaCGATATcagtaatttgttgttaaagaaaaaaatattgcttaTAAATGTGTCATCAGTTAGTCCTCAGGAAATGTTTCTGACGTTTTGTGTCCATCTTAGATCATTTTACCTTTGGGTGGAACAGGTTGATATTCTGGTCTGGACTTTGAAATCTTCTCCACAAACTCCAGATGACAAAAAGTGCTCGTCTGTGATGGTGATGTTGGAGCTGAAGGTGAAAATGAATATTCTGCGGACCATCCCTTGGCTTTGCTTTCCTCCCTCTCTACCAATTCTACttactctctcctcctcctccttctcctcctcctccatcagtaTCCTCCTTGGCCCTCTTGCTGTTTTTATATTAGTGTGGCAACGGAACAAGGACCTCAACATAGTTGAGAGGGAAGAATCCCGACTGGCTGTTCAGCATGCCCTCATACCAGTTCTCGTCGATCTGATTGGTCAGGGTGATGATATCGCCCTCGCGGAAGCCCAGTTCTCCCTCGTTCTCCGGCTCAAAGTCATACAGCGCCTTACAGCTCGGCTGCTCCGGGGCTGACAAAACACAAGGAAGGAGAATGATCATTCTCATGGTACACTGCACACAATAGGCTACTGTAATCTACAGTATTCTGAGGTTCAAACTTTATATGTTAGTATAACATTAGCATGTGGTGCAGTTAGATCAACCTCAATGCAGCATTGCAAATAATCTCAAGAGTTAAAACCACAACATCCTGTGACAGGTTCACATATGACTGTCCTGCCTCACTATCCCTCCCTCTGTGACCTCACATAGGTCAGCAGAGGAGAGTTGAGCTCCACACACAAGACAAACTAGGCTTTTTTGTCTCCAAACAATTTTGTCATTGTATCAAGTTCACGCCGCAGACTGCTGGGCAGGCTAGAGACGGGGAAGGCTTTGGTCACTCATTCTCTGTGTTTTACTGCATACTGTATCAGTTTACAGCAGGGGCAGAACAAAATAGTGTAAACAATCAAACACAATCAGCTTCGAATCAACTTAGTGGAAATTACAAACATTTCTCTAATGGTAGGTTGTGTTAGAATAAATGCCGATTTGTGAAAAGTTCTCTTTCAAGAAAGTCTGATGAGCAGTTTGAAGAATTGctgctaatttgaatatgaccCACTTTCCCATCAGTGCTGTGATGTTGATTTAGTTACTTGGATGATAATGACATTCTCAAGCGTTTGTTGTTTTGCTTTCCCCCTACAGTAAGCAATTACTATGATCAAAACATGATTAATAGATTTATTTATGAAAACATGTTTACGGCGCTACTATAAACTGGCAAACGTAAGCAAACAACTGCTTACATTAGTTAAAGggcatcattattatttacattaagttGTCACCTACATCACCTTCTGGGGGAAATATCCTGCTCTGTTGCAGCttaatgctccactatgttcaccagctagtctacaactgtgtctgtctgctatTTGGTTCGGAGCAggcagtgtgtgtgggtgttcagagcctttttttctttgaaaacaaTAAAGTTGGAGGGCAGGCAGCAAAAAAGGGCTTGTAGTCACTATAAACCACCATCGCCAAGCAAAGCTGCAGAGTTAGGTGATAATTTTCCATTACCTCATTACCATGAGCTACCCATTTCATATTGTCAGTTAATGCATTGTTactatacaaatataaataggatattATGGCttcaatatacactaccggtcaaaagttttagaacaccccaatttttccagttttttattgaaattcaagcagtcaaatgaacagcttgaaagggtacaaaggtaagtggtgaactgccagaggtaaataaaaaaggtaaggttaaccaaaactgaaaaataatgtacatttcagaattatacaagaaggcctttttcagggaacaagatatgggttaacaacttaactctatggagtctcgggctattttgtccattttttaattcttttcatgtctttgtaagtcattttgtgtcttttttggtcattttgtgtcttttggtgccttttttgtcattttgtgtcttttttttagtcctttattccaacataaaatgtgattttgaatcttttttttaactttcaaaacactatcatgctcaataaagaattttaaatgttgcaaatgtgcattaatttcagagtacactgagacattaaactgcatcattttcaattaaattctggaaaagttggtgtgttctaaaacttttgaccagtagtgtaaatatatgtttaatgCAGTAAGATGCTCCAAAAGGAAATCAGTCCTCAAGTTagggagttaaaaaaaagttttgtacacacaaaaaacatagatGACAGGTGGAGTTTTTGTAAAAGGCTGTGTCATTGCATTGAGGGTAGTATGAGCGCTTGCAACATGGAGGGAAGCCAATCAACATTCATCTGCAAATACTACCCACACTGCAGTGACACAAAGTTAGTTGAAAATCTGCAAAGTTTAATACTCCTGCTACTGAGCAAAACACTTCACTTCTTACTAATGTAGTAagtagctttatttatttatttttatagaatTCTGTGATTTTTGGATGTTTTAAATAGCAGCATGTTTCAATCAGTTGTCAGTTGTTACAAAGGTGTTAAGAGCTTTTAGTAAATCAGGCTGCAGTATCTGGAGAACAGGATGTGGTTTTCACGCAAAACCACAAACAATGCTGTTAAAGTAGACGTGCACCATGAACCACCAGTTATGTGTCGAACCCGTGAGAAGCAACTTGTATCCTACTTCATACATTTCACACCAGAAGCTGTGCAAGCACACGGGATCATTTCAACACCACAAGAATTGTGACgacgggaaaaaaaaaaaaaaaatgccccaCACAATCTGTGACTCACACAATCTGGGTTTCCGAAAGGACAATGTGGCCAAGTGAAAAAACGGCTCTGATGATATCACAGGAAAGAGGAACAAGGTCAGTTGGAGAAAGGCCAGCCAGATGACAGGGCTGGacacacattctctctctcacatacacactcccCCCACCCCCAGTGCAGAAACAGACGTCCATTTTCTCATGGTCAACAACTGACTGCATTAGAGAGGCAAACATTCAGCAACCGTTTACACAGTTTCAATAAGACCGCAGCAAAAAACAGACAATTTGTTTCACATATTTGTGCTCCGCGGCACTGATTGGGTGCAGCTCTCGAGCAATCGCTTTGGAAATGTTTTGACGTTTTTCCAGTTTAGTTTCTGTCAAATGTGTTCAAAGCAGGCACGCTACTTTGGCTCAGACCATCTTGTGTTTATGTAGAAACAGCTGGATGTTTTATTGCTGTTGGAACGGTTGGTATGGCAGCTCTTTTCCGTACATCTCATGCTGCCTTTTTGTATGGTTTTGAGACTGACCTAATTTTCAGGATGAATACAAAATCATGCCAGAGAGAGAATAAATCTTGACAAAACAAGATGAGTTCTTTCCTCAAAAAATGGATGCCTGCAAGAAACTAGTGTTCCAATTTGTTTGTGTGCtgaaaaaccaaataaaaagaaataaaaaaaatggctgtGAGGATTGTCTGTAttctgcagagagaaaaatTTTTGCAAGGTGTTACAACTTTTCTCGCTGATTTCCATCTCCTCTTATCTTACGTTGTCTTGGTCGTCACTGCTGTCATGCTGGTCAGTTAACGTGATATCAGAACTGgataatattttttcattaaaagaagAGCAGATGGTTGTGACTGGCAGATCCAATCACCTCcaaggtatttttttaaagtgcctcTATTTCACAGAACAGTTTCAAAGATGGCTTCTCAGATTGTCCGTTGTAAGAAATCTCCCAAAATTGTCAGCGAGTGGAAAATCAATGCTTAAACTGTGTTGTGTAAATAAGCTATTAGATAAAATCTACTTTCAGCAAGTGTTACAATATGTTGTTCCTCACTAATGAAGAGCCCATCAGCTGTTTCTTACCTGAGTTGCGTGAAGGTGGAGGGGCCATCGAGGTTGAGTAGCCGCCGTTTGAATGGTTGTCATCTCCAAAGTCAAAGATAGGTTTGGGTTTAGGTGTGTATTCACGTCTTGGTCGAGACTGAGCATCGTTCAtcctataaaaaaaacaaagttttacaTTTCCACACCTCCATGTTTGAAGTAACTGTGACTGGACAAGAACCAGACCTGAAAAGCTCCAGGCACAAAGCTGCACAGTCAGATGAGCTACACGTTGTGTTGGTATTTGTATGCGTCATGTCTCAGTACTTCACCTGTCTCGGAGTTTGTCATTCAGCTCCTCCAGCACCTGCACAGCCTGTCTGTGGTACTGCAGCTGGGACTCCACCAGGGAGGAGAGCTGGCTCACCTGCtctatctacacacacacacacatttatagaaATCCATCACATATACAAGAGAACCAGTGTCACAAGATACTGTTATTGTCATTCCAATAGATAGATAGTTCCATATAGTGTATTATGAATACTTCATAAAAGCCCGAGTGCACAAAAAGACTGCACCTTGGAGATACATTATCATGAAGCTTGTCAAAAATCTTGACAAAATCATCTGAACAGAGACTCATGTTCCTCTTTTTTGGAGCCTCCTCTCCTGGGAGTAAGAACTACTATTTCCTACCTCTAAAATAATCCTTCACACTCAAATTTACACATAAAAACTATTTAGACAGTCATAGggaacaaaatgaaaagaggCTGGAAGTAGAGAAATAACAGGAAATATGGAACAGACGGACTTCCTCTAGGTAGCACAGCAGTGATATTTACACTGTCCtcaataataaaactaaaccCGAAACTGTGCTGTGGtataacaaaacacacaaaccaatTTCACTTAGTTAAATGCTCTAAGCTGTTATGTTCTCCCGTGCCTCCTCGCCTACAGGTGTGCACACCTGCAGTTATGCAAAGGGCAATCAAGTTCTAATTCCTAAACCCAAAGCTATTTAAAGTTGTGGTTATCTCCACTGTGAGTGTTGGCACACCACTGTACACACATTTACAGGTGTAACTATCGGCGTGTGTTTGTCCTGTGGGTGTATACTGAACAATAGAAGAGTGAACCTTAGTCTGGCTCGACAGTAAAGCAACAGATGGGATGGGTaaccctttttttaattatgtttttatattgctGTTGGGACCTTAGAATCAGTATTGTTTAACGTTTAATTGCAATACATTAATGAATAAGTATATATCATGTCTAATGTGTTTACACaactattattgttgtttttgtagtatatacattttatagacagtattttgaaaatatttatgttgtttttcccCTGTGTTCAAAGAGGGAAAATATCACAGATGCTGTGGtaattacagtggtggaagaagtattcagatcccttacttaagtaaaagtactaattaaacactgtgaatttacttcactacaagtaaaagtcctgcattcaaaactgactgaagtaaaagtacaaaagtatcagcagcaaaatgtacttaaagtaccaaaagtaaaagtactcgttatgcagcatggacccactcagattgttttatatattctaaatatattataagattatttatattgatgcatttatataagtagcatttaactgttgtccagataggactaatgttaactacttaatacactgttatgttttatcaatgtgtaatcaaattaaatatatggtattttttcatgttgaatctgaaaagtaactaaagcaggcagctaaatgtagtggagtaaaaagtacaatatttgcctctaaatgtagtggagtagaagtataacgttacataaaatggaaatactcaagtaaagtacaagtacctcaaaattgtacataagtacagtacttgagtaaatgtacttagttacttcccaccactgggTAATTACAATAAGCTTTCACCCATTAGAGGTTTAATTGATTATCAAAGATAAAGTGCACAGAGGCAGGATGAGGTGAGGGCAGGCAGTAGCACCACAAACAGAACAGTAATAAATCAGTTCTTACGTCAGTCTCCAGCAGGTTGTACATGCTCGTCTCAGCCACTTCCTTTGACTCGTGAAACTTCTCCAGGGCCTGTCGAACCTCCTCATCTGGGATCTTGCCCTGACGCTTTTTCTTATAATCGTAATCCAAGCGCCGGCCTTCCAGCTTCTTCAGGTGATGCTGAGGTGGTGAGAGCCATATTTCAATTTGGAGTAGGTACAGAAGTGATCACTATCTtgcctttaatttaatttgacaatTTGTCAGGTCAGTTTACCTGGATCTCTCTGAGGTCCTTGTCACAGAGCCCTTGCAATGGATCAATGAAGTTCTGTTTGACATCGATATCTAGAGAGTCTTTGACTTCTGCCAATCTCTTCATGGCCTCTCCACAATCAACCAGCGCACCGCCTGAGCCACACAGAGAGAAATTTAACGCTCAGTGACAGAGTAGATTTATACTGCAGTACCACAGAATTATATCGCCATCAGACCTCAGATAGTATCCAACAggaccacacacagacacaaataccATACTTAAAATAGTCAAAACGCATTTCAAAGTACTGTAAACAGTTTGGGTGCAATCGATCAGTCAGCGCCAAACatatacacaaagacacacacacacacacaaagacacacacacacacacacacacacgtctttgtgtagttgtgaggaccaccacttcccctagcccaacacacacatttcagggtttaccatctctgttaggaccttccctgaaattcatacagatgattaattaaggcctttagaggctatcctagcattttctttgtgaggactggaaaaaatgtcctcacaactacaaatgtcctcacaatgttggtattctgccatgggttggtcctcacaactatatgaagacaaacctacacatacacatacatacatgtctttaatagttgtgaggaccaccacttcccctagcccaacacacacatttcagggtttaccatctctgttaggacctcccctgaaattcatacagatgattaattaaggcctttagaggctatcctagcattttctttgtgaggactggaaaaaatgtcctcacaactacaaatgtcctcacaatgttggtattctgccatgggttggtcctcacaactatatgaagacacacacacacacatacacacacacacacacacacacacacacacacagactactATGTGAACCCAATAACTCAGAATAACAAACTACTGTGTTAGAAATTTGCTTTCTAAAACCACAATAGatccacacaaacatacagatcTTACCAAAGTTAGTCTCCTCTCCGAGGTCCCGTCCATACTTGCCCATACATTCCCCGAGCAGCCCCTCGGCCTGAGGGTAGCCTGGATTCTTCACCTGACCCCGGATCTTAGACATGGTGTTCAACATGGACAGTTTGGCCCGTGATGCTGCAGAAGGGAGTTGAAATATATTTCATCACAGAGTTCAAACAGTtccaataaaagcacaaaagcagGTTTTCTTCTCACCTGGGTTGGGCTGAAGGTACTCTGATGTTTTGGAGATTACCTCCACTACCGCTTTACTGGTCACATCTACTTTCTACAGAAACAcagccagcacacacacatcacaacaATGATACAACAGTGCTGCTGTAGCCAcacaaatattatatattagtgCCAGGAAAAGGACGTATGCTGTTAATCCCTCTGGTAACATCAAGTTTCCAAGAGCTTAATGTGCATTTACCAGACTTGTCATGCTTGTCAGTGTTACCACTGTAACAGTGTTTGGGCATACACCGGTTACATTACTTGCCCAGCACCCCATTGTCTTTTTGCCCTTAAAACAAAAGGGCAAAAGCTACCAGCTGCAATGTGCTTCAGACGCAACCCAGTTTTGATCCAGTCTGCGTTGACCATCAAGAAGATTTGGTGTCAATGCGAAAAGCAAATGAGCCTATAATGGTTCATTTAATGGATTTAAATGCAAtcaacaaatatattttctcgTAAAATGTCTGGTGTAGTCGTAACACTGGACTAGTGTTGTCACAAGTTTATTAACCAGTGGAAAAAAGTCCCCAGTGTGGCATCCCTCACCTCTACAATCTGCCTGTTTGTCTGCCAAAACTAAAA from Centropristis striata isolate RG_2023a ecotype Rhode Island chromosome 9, C.striata_1.0, whole genome shotgun sequence encodes the following:
- the sh3gl1b gene encoding SH3-domain GRB2-like 1b, producing MSVAGFKKQFYKASQMVSEKVGGAEGTKLDDDFRDLERKVDVTSKAVVEVISKTSEYLQPNPASRAKLSMLNTMSKIRGQVKNPGYPQAEGLLGECMGKYGRDLGEETNFGGALVDCGEAMKRLAEVKDSLDIDVKQNFIDPLQGLCDKDLREIQHHLKKLEGRRLDYDYKKKRQGKIPDEEVRQALEKFHESKEVAETSMYNLLETDIEQVSQLSSLVESQLQYHRQAVQVLEELNDKLRDRMNDAQSRPRREYTPKPKPIFDFGDDNHSNGGYSTSMAPPPSRNSAPEQPSCKALYDFEPENEGELGFREGDIITLTNQIDENWYEGMLNSQSGFFPLNYVEVLVPLPH